A window of Psychroflexus sp. ALD_RP9 contains these coding sequences:
- a CDS encoding c-type cytochrome → MKNFQLIVVSLLGIIFTSCGEKDEPASQYFANMYYTVPYDTYGEYEIFENEQEAKKPVEGTIKQGWMPYEYEDNTEGYEAAKENLTNDLAYTENNIEEGKELYNIYCATCHGEKGDGKGYLVEREKILGVPSYDDKGRAITEGSVYHVMYYGINTMGSYASQMNTKELWQVDMYVMKLKRDLEGVEQPEFEKK, encoded by the coding sequence ATGAAGAATTTTCAACTTATAGTAGTTTCATTATTAGGCATAATTTTTACTTCTTGTGGAGAAAAAGATGAACCTGCAAGCCAATACTTCGCTAACATGTATTATACAGTTCCTTATGATACGTATGGTGAATATGAAATTTTTGAAAACGAACAAGAAGCTAAAAAACCAGTTGAAGGGACCATCAAGCAAGGATGGATGCCATATGAATACGAAGATAATACTGAAGGATACGAAGCTGCTAAAGAAAATCTAACTAATGATTTAGCTTACACAGAAAATAATATCGAGGAAGGTAAAGAGCTTTATAACATATATTGTGCAACTTGTCACGGTGAAAAAGGTGATGGTAAAGGTTATCTAGTTGAACGAGAGAAAATATTAGGTGTTCCAAGTTATGATGATAAAGGTAGAGCTATCACTGAAGGCAGCGTGTATCACGTCATGTATTACGGAATCAATACGATGGGTTCTTATGCTTCGCAGATGAATACTAAAGAGTTATGGCAAGTAGATATGTATGTCATGAAACTCAAAAGAGATTTAGAAGGCGTTGAACAACCAGAATTCGAAAAAAAATAA
- a CDS encoding DUF3341 domain-containing protein, with translation MATKVIQAIYTDDDILMNAVKSVKENKYHIEEIYTPFPVHGLDKLMGLPHTRLAITSFLYGLVGLTVAVVMMNFIMIEDWPQNIGGKPSFSYIQNMPAFVPIMFELTVFFAAHLMVITFYMRSKLWPFKKAENPDSRTTDDRFLMEVSVNEKNYQQVTELIYKSGASEIKLKEN, from the coding sequence ATGGCAACTAAAGTAATACAAGCAATTTATACCGATGATGATATTTTAATGAACGCTGTGAAATCAGTTAAAGAAAATAAGTATCACATCGAAGAAATTTATACACCTTTTCCTGTTCATGGACTTGATAAATTAATGGGTTTACCGCATACAAGATTAGCAATAACATCTTTTTTATATGGTCTAGTAGGTTTAACAGTAGCTGTCGTTATGATGAATTTTATAATGATTGAAGATTGGCCTCAAAATATTGGTGGAAAACCTAGCTTTAGTTATATCCAAAATATGCCTGCGTTTGTTCCAATTATGTTTGAATTAACCGTATTTTTCGCGGCACATTTAATGGTTATTACGTTTTATATGAGAAGTAAATTATGGCCATTTAAGAAAGCTGAAAATCCTGATTCAAGGACTACTGATGATCGCTTTTTAATGGAAGTATCAGTAAACGAGAAAAACTATCAACAAGTAACAGAGTTAATATACAAGTCTGGAGCTTCTGAAATTAAACTTAAAGAAAATTAA
- the nrfD gene encoding NrfD/PsrC family molybdoenzyme membrane anchor subunit, with the protein MSHYEAPIRKPLITGDKSYHDVTIDVAKPVEGKANKSWWIVFSISLIAFLWGLGCIIYTVSTGIGTWGLNKTIGWAWDITNFVWWVGIGHAGTLISAVLLLFRQKWRMAINRSAEAMTIFSVVQAGLFPIIHMGRPWLAYWVLPIPNQFGSLWVNFNSPLLWDVFAISTYLSVSLVFWWTGLLPDFAMIRDRAVKPFQKHIYGILSFGWSGRAKDWQRFEEVSLVLAGLATPLVLSVHTIVSFDFATSVIPGWHTTIFPPYFVAGAVFSGFAMVNTLLIVMRKVSNLENYITIQHIELMNIVIMITGSIVGVAYITELFMAWYSGVEYEQFAFLNRATGPYWWAYWAMMTCNVFSPQFMWFPKLRRSIMFSFFISIVVNIGMWFERFVIIVTSLHRDYMPSAWTMFSPTFVDIGIFIGTIGFFFVLFLLYSRTFPVIAQAEVKSILKSSGENFKKIRADKGDNAKLYDEVEQGDMPDFSEEFNKK; encoded by the coding sequence ATGTCTCATTACGAAGCGCCTATTAGAAAACCTTTAATTACGGGTGATAAATCATATCACGATGTAACAATAGATGTTGCAAAACCAGTTGAGGGTAAGGCTAACAAATCATGGTGGATAGTATTTTCAATTTCTCTTATAGCATTTTTATGGGGACTTGGATGCATTATCTACACTGTATCAACAGGTATTGGAACTTGGGGTTTAAATAAAACGATTGGCTGGGCCTGGGATATCACCAACTTTGTTTGGTGGGTAGGTATAGGTCACGCAGGAACATTAATTTCTGCAGTACTATTGTTATTTAGGCAAAAATGGCGTATGGCTATTAACCGCTCAGCAGAAGCAATGACCATATTCTCGGTTGTACAAGCGGGTCTTTTCCCTATCATACACATGGGTAGACCTTGGTTAGCATATTGGGTATTACCGATTCCAAATCAATTTGGGTCACTATGGGTTAATTTTAACTCGCCTCTTTTATGGGACGTATTCGCAATATCTACGTATTTATCAGTATCCTTAGTTTTTTGGTGGACAGGTTTATTACCTGATTTTGCTATGATACGTGATAGAGCAGTTAAACCATTTCAGAAACATATTTACGGAATTTTATCTTTTGGTTGGTCTGGAAGAGCAAAAGACTGGCAAAGATTTGAAGAGGTGTCTCTAGTTCTTGCCGGTTTAGCAACTCCTCTTGTACTTTCTGTGCATACCATAGTATCATTTGACTTTGCAACATCTGTTATTCCTGGCTGGCATACAACAATTTTCCCACCATATTTCGTTGCTGGTGCTGTATTTTCTGGATTTGCTATGGTAAATACTTTGTTAATTGTAATGAGAAAAGTTTCAAACCTTGAAAACTATATCACAATACAACACATAGAATTAATGAATATTGTAATTATGATCACTGGTTCTATTGTTGGTGTAGCATATATTACAGAATTATTTATGGCTTGGTATTCAGGTGTTGAATATGAACAATTTGCATTTCTTAACAGAGCAACTGGACCATACTGGTGGGCTTATTGGGCAATGATGACGTGTAATGTTTTCTCACCTCAGTTTATGTGGTTCCCTAAATTAAGACGTAGTATTATGTTTTCATTCTTTATTTCGATAGTTGTTAATATTGGTATGTGGTTTGAACGTTTTGTTATTATTGTAACGTCACTACACAGAGATTATATGCCATCAGCTTGGACTATGTTCTCTCCTACTTTTGTTGATATCGGAATATTTATTGGTACAATAGGGTTTTTCTTTGTACTATTTTTATTGTATTCAAGAACTTTTCCAGTAATTGCTCAAGCTGAAGTAAAATCAATACTAAAAAGTTCAGGAGAAAACTTCAAAAAAATTAGAGCTGATAAAGGTGATAATGCAAAACTTTATGATGAAGTTGAACAAGGCGATATGCCAGATTTCAGTGAAGAATTTAATAAAAAATAG